Genomic DNA from Lactuca sativa cultivar Salinas chromosome 8, Lsat_Salinas_v11, whole genome shotgun sequence:
ATAGGATCTTCTTTGACATGCTTGATCACAAGGCGTCCATCTCCAAGCAGAGGTTTTgctcaattttagggtttgaacctgattcaactagggttaaccctgaatcgattccggtgggtcacatgttctctatgttctacaacatggggtatactgaggtgctgacaacagttacgaagttcaagaaatcgtgcctgcctcctcagtggaatgggttatttacagtgctGTTCAAGGGGCTGTCTGAACGCAGTGTTGGATCAGACGGAGCAagtcgtctgttcatcacgattctatacgggatctacaacggtatcaacttggactacgggtcggtcctatggcaacagctcattcagAGTCTGTCTTCTACTTCTCGGCATTCCGAGATTTCCTATGCTCGATTTTGGACTCTCattacaaaatgggtgatggacaagtaccaagtCCCCATTGTTGttggttctccaatgtcttcgattggtactttccataccacgaagatcattgtctccgatgcctcaaaatttcaattcattggctctattccagagacgatgtatggagatgttcctgctgacagccAGATCATTcaaacctacaaggagtttcgacgctctggtccgagagagcttactcctgaaatgctcaagtccatccatgacgctgacaagcctgcGCCAAGGGGAAAGAAAATTGACAAAGGCAAAGACAAGCAAGTTggtaagggagcgaaaggcccttctcccaagaagcgtaaAACTACACATACTGTTCAGTATCCTCCGccgaagaagagaaaaacccaaccaaggcgaaagctgataatcgattcctcctcaagcgaatctgaggaagagaatTCTGCCtctgacggatctcctcgtggtaacactccaccacgatcgccTACTCCTGAAGCTCACTTTTCCACTTCTCTAATATCTTCTCCACCTATtaccattcctatttccattccccccataacctccaccactcaaataccatccacctccatcccagtacccccacccatctttaccgaagcaaccaccaccactgcagaagtaagaaccaacgtatctgatacgggggctcatactgacgcacccaaaGCCACTTCAGctcccgaacccacaccaactaccgaacataccacccaacccgaacccactacaactaccgagcctccaccctcaccaccaccctcatctcctgctcatgcgacagagagtgaagaaccattcctcggCAGAGAGGACATGACCTTCAAtttggtctattacagtccgtttcaagttcagagtgatgacgatgatgatgcttctgtcacaaagaggcatctcaaggagcttcacgacaagatcgattcgctcatcgcctcctctagTTCATCCCAGTCCTCcatctctgaagctgccattcagaagattgttgatgctttttcctaAGCTCATCAAGTCTCTCTAGACTCCACTACTGCAGCCATtaatgcctcaaccaaagcctgtgaggcagcgaccgaaaaagtcgataaactattcactgatgcgtCTTCTTTATTACAATCATTACAGGAAAATGCTGAAGCCATCAAAAAaaagctggaacccattgtcaaccagctggctacatcagttgcatcagagctgaagtcgttTGCATCTCTTCGTctctcagacgacaactcagctttcaagacaaccattgaggagcgcctcgccaagcttcaagaagatctagctgttgagaactccctcatggatgctcttgctcgGAAGACCACCgctcttaaggtcaagagtattcaactctccaactcacaaaaggagattgagtctcttcgatctgaaagagagataacttcttcgtgtgtttcggatgtccactcagctatatccaacatcctggaagcacatgacccgatactCAACTATTCTATCAGGCGAACTCTTGCAGAAAATCTTGCTCCTGCCCTCTCTCtactgagcaagattgaagggctccttgatttcgtgtccattccgaaacaagggggaaaaAAAGAGAATATGTctcaacctcctcctacaggccaagcctcaggttccggtgtaaaagacaagggcaagaaaattgttgaggagagcgatgatgaagataaggagaccattgccgaccttCTGAAGAAGCATGGTCGAGATAAAGATGCTGATCTCAGTGCTCGTGTAGCTacagaagctgaagaagccgaaagaagacagaaagaagctcacgaccttctcgagagcaggaaaactctttttcttccttggactcttgagaagctgctGAAAGAAGCCATTGAAACACCCaacatcttgtggctagaaccggtgatctctttagatcgttctaatactatcgattctcagttcgatatgccgctGACCCAAAAGGTGTTCGTATTCCATGCATTTGACAACATTGTTGAGTTCCCTCATCCACATCCAAAGATTGATAGGGACTTAGTCGATttctatctgagggccgctcaaccacagtaccaaacatggagcgctcagaagattatcaatgttCGGGTTCTAAAGCCATACaaggaaggaaacttcaccaacgttcggtttaaggtgctgagaggatctgccaagaccgaacatgccatctcgctagctgatcttcccaacttgaatccacacgactggattattttgcacaacatccttcttactaatgaagcagaatatggtccgatcatcgaccacatcaagaggatgcttgtttgttacattatggaagttgccaagatggatcaggagacaACGACTGTATTCAAGAAAAACCCTACCATATATCttgttggctcagcaagtgacctaaacatgatgcagatggggaagatagacccaaagagaaactccgttatgtttaccagaaacgaaggccagaaatgtcttttcgctttggcagacaaacatctctataccactgcatgtctggaacatgtcttagggatcatccatcgatgcaagcagaattcggcggatgacaagaagtactttgatgatatgattcaatggtacattcgcttcagacagacaatcctcgccctgatctcgcgtctgtttgatacaaccaagaaAGTTCCAGcagctggtccaagcaagaagaaatgatagtctcgctccaaagtgacgcaaagggggagattgttaggtccagtttagtgttgcgtcctttgggctcgttagctagtccaagttttgtctccggtatgggcatgtccatccgtgagttttatgtaggttttttataaatagatgcttgcatgcatcctagaacgtaacgattagataagtattttcaagcgtattcatcgttcttgttttgtaaccctagaatcctatacagtggaagttcttaatcgagctctgccgaggattgagttaatctaatcattcgactcattcagatccatacttgtgttttatctcactgttttttacgttctttatttacctgttacaaagatctaatcgatcaaagagtttttataactcatcacCACTCATAAATATTATTTATGTCTTCTAAGAGAGTTGAACTCATGACCTCTTATTTGAAAGGATCACTGCTTACCGCTAGGCCAAAAGCATTTTGGTGTGAAGATTTGTTTGCAATGATATACCAATGACATAAATACAATTGGGGGGCAATGTAAACGGTCGATAATAGCTTCCATATAAGCATACCGACAGAAATATTAGCATGACACCACACAATCTAATCCATACTTAGACTatctaacgcccgtagatctgggctagttaatttagagataataggggtcgaaaacgacttttcgacaaaagattatttagaataaataatcttaaccaagttgtataatatgtctcaaggattCCGTACGTATAaacaacgccgaaatccaagttataacgaaaaagttatggcccgtcatagttttatggcaaaaccggcacgacaacgggagacgtaaatagtgaatttacgatagatgaatttttagccttagttatctaaaatttttttgtagtatacgttaaatcgagaacatacaaaaaaacgcccaaatctgacttcgtatgaggaagttatgatttttcgaagtttcagcttagcagtgtaCGACCCGAAACTTGAATTGTAGTTCGAGCGATTTTTggcctatgcgacctaaatgagattttaagatctcattaataggaactcaacagtaaaaagacagacgaaaacggagtccttatgaaggagttacaaatttttcgTGGTCAGTTAACAGTCTAatcacctcctactgttaaatttaagatcggtcgagaattatccGACGgcgtcaaaatgaaagttgtagatcttatttttacctatgcgtggatataaagaacgttgaaaacggagatcgtatgcgaatgttacggggattagaagtcggcagggtcctactgcaaaaggggtgacgtggcacaatcttggccattgctttctccccaaggcttgccactagatggtgacatgtggcaccaagttcagccatttttcaccctataaataggacATCTCCACCCTcgtttttttcacacctttcccattctttcttctctctacactctctctaaacctcccaaaaaataaaaactcccctagcgctagaagaaagccccggagtgctcgacgactccgagaagaagagctttcggctcagaaattctgcccctacagagcacAGCTTCTAGCCAAACCCCCTCGTAGGTAAGATACGCCTacctaatttttaatatagcttatatttaaatataatatcgttattatgaacctataaataaaatttatcagtgattcaaagtcgttatactgattgaactacttacgggagaggtgtctagaatagTCATGTTgggtttggttgttggatttcagaaaaactATATGTCGAAATGGTCCAGCCTCCCAACTGTCCGGCatggctgatccttacttgatagatcatgaattAGACTTTCAGTTAacgatgaatctagactaataattagtcgaaataaagattagactaaaactaagtgataataatgctaggttccGTCGAAGAAAAATATAATCGTTAGAAGCGAAgtgctgcccgagtttggaatcatcactttgacAAGTgattgcatagttactttcatcttacacatagatatgaagtatttaatgtaaatgtgacaacccaaaatttatcccgtcatttttACACTATTCTTCCGTTAAGAAAACACGCCTTATtaaattgtccgttaacctttttggattaggttaattaaattttttatgaCTTCAAAAGGGTTGGAAcacattagaaacaccctcaatattcccttgaaaatttttggttacaaccaagtcaaattacgactatttaatcgggtgcgaccaaaagccccgtttaacgtcagtatcgggtagatttcctccgagccacaaactcaaacccctatataagggtgagtggactccatttgagacttttcattctctctctacaagttggtttcgatccaaaaaccgcccatttcgaaccccaaactagtaagtgatctaccctaacttgttgtttagctcatttaacatgcaaattcgtgtttaagacatcaaatagggaccaaatcatgtgtttacggcccaagaacactcttgaacCGTAAATACctataagtggggttttgaagccccaaaaccctaccaaatcactcctagggcttagatatgacttgtggacttacaccttcaagcttagaacactaaaaccttgcattttggagagtaaacatgagtttatggcccaagaacactcttggaccataaactcctcttcaagggccgtgaacacctcttaaggtgttaaaattaccctcaaacacctcctatggcttgggtaaatgtatagaatcaaccacaattgaagtaggggctttaaacatcaattaaaccaagggcttaggagtttacggccgtaaacccccctaggattggtccatggtccgtaaactcccaaaaggaggccaaatgatgccctaactcccctatatggcttggaaaaatgcatagaactttatacccttccatttaagaccttaatacacATAAGGAAAGGGCATGTAAGAGTTTAtagtcgtaaactcctcaaatggtccttatgttgttcaaattccattccaatgccttaaaactaattctagcatcacccctcaagagtttaagaccattaagcatcctagaacactcccaccatgagtttacggccgtaaactcatggggagttggtcatatgggccgtaaactctataaagagtttactctataagagtaaactccctaactaggccatacactcccttatttgcaacccaatagcctccgagcacttgaccaaagtgttttccgcacattaggatgcatATACGTATTTAaatagtattataattactaattgtatgtaaacatatgtcatcatatgttaataggtcactgagtgtgttcaagtctttacttgacaccgagcacccaactggCACCTCCGCCCGattcacttacaacaggtgagttcatacccctgaattaaccttttaaacgtttttacatgcttttatgggggggggggggaatacaagttaaaacatgatAGTTAtcttatcaatcatatgtgattaataacccgcatgcacaaggatttatcacactttcagttgttttaccaagtataatactatataTGGTTTTCCAAGACGTCTTTATTTGTTTAAAtctttctcaaattgtctctcgcgccgtatgttttacttcaaaaccagttacagCAGGGTGTTAAACAAAAGTTTTCttcacttatattgttttatcaaattatattctaaacgtgtttatgaacggttttcaaacTTGTGTTACAAACTGACTtcaagtcgtaaatttcttatgtgtaaaggttttccaaagttttcttctatgcttttacttcgttaaatgcatgcctgtatttgtatagttatataaataatgtttaaaagacttaggaaggctagttcgccctatttcattttcctcgttgggatgtggtctggtgggtatcggttatccgtccgaaggtcatttaaacattagttatatatcatgtatacatatatggacataaaagctctctctctctctctctctctctctctctctctctcgctcgctCGCTCTCAGCCAGTGCATCGCCTTGGGTAGTAAAGGCCTCcttctattattcatgtttctggaaccctagtaactattataggaatagttaggagactctatctctatttctatctctatctctatctctatctctgtcTCTATCTATATCTCTACCTCTCtcttttactttagaatgtgacacactatttccctctacgGCGCTTCATTGCGCCAACGCCATGTAACCAAAGTCTCCGGAGAGGAGAgagaacatcatgtgtatagatctatatgggactgacactcccacaccctgactactagctacagtccgcgccggtaaggcccatgggtgacataatgccactacctctacCGCCACTACCTCTActgccactacctctacgcgtgacctggagggtcatcagatactctatcgtcgatcagcatcgttacatacgagttcacattcaccctttgttttagaccttgctagctgtatcgttcatttgatactgtctggggtctgtgtttctttttttagaccttgctagccgtatcgatcatttgataccgtctggggtctgtgtttccttttgttagactgagccaggcgtatcattcatttgatactctcctggagtctatgatttttTTTGCCTTAATCAGCAGTataactgctgaggcatatgttatttttcccttTAGTATCTTCACTTTTGATTTTCTCATTACTCTTTTAAAGTAAATTCtgtatttggtaatgatagtaatttggggaaaactactccttaaaacataaatctgtcgggtcttggtagaagactgtttttatttagaaatataggattttctggaaaggacgctaatacaccatagattctaaactactacttttcataaagttattttgaataaaatacttacttacacaaatgacactaaatacttatgaactcaccagcatttataaaaatgatgatactcgttttcaaaataacttgtattctcaggtcagcaatagacaggtacacccgggagcttttgtgaagccagcctagaaccgagctgcatctatactaatttatgtattactttgatgtctctataaaatgtaacttatgtaaaactattactattaatgcaatggttgttgtactttgattactatactgcatatgttgtgatacttgacatgacgtcatccaccccagaatgtttccgccgttccggttatggggtgtgacagtaaattacgtgttatgtgtgcatattgtaacatcaaaaaaaaaatacGACTAAAAccttcttttaaaaacattaataaaaccatatttaATAAAACCGCATCATAAGTTATAACATAATTTCCGAGTATTAATCCAAAACATAGtctttttatcagagtaaacattcccaggctaactgactatggtgtgtgcactacaatcttcccgagctcctcttttgaaaactgagtacctgaaaccaaaactgaaaaccgtaagcacgaagcttagtgagctcccccaatctaccacataccatacaataacatataaagcacatactgggccttgcccactgcatcggaccgaggtccggactaactggggccttgccccctgcatcggaccgaagtccggaaactgactgggaccttgtcccctgcatcagaccgaagttcggactaactgggaccttgtcccgtGCATCGTAACGAAGTCCGGACtatctggggccttgcccctgcatcggaccgaagtccggaaactgactgggaccttgtcccctgcatcggaccgaagtccggactaactggggccttgccccctgcattggaccgaagtccggaaactgactgggaccttgtcccctgcatcggaccgacgtccggactaactgaacaaagcataacataaacatatcaactagcatgagcacacatatactgcatactgcatcgggccgtagcccggaacacataacacataaatcttgtctgagccacgaaggcatcaaacatactaactactgcatcggaccgtagtccggaaactactgctagctaatcgggccggcattgtggtcgtagacccgttcctactagaaggaaactcacctgaactgctgagctctgccgataatcctctggctgctaaccgacaattctctgagccgctgctcctctaactctccgagctaccaatatcaacatgacacttagtctgacagtcctctaaaagtcaactaagtcaactttggtcaaagtcaaagtcctgatcaaccctactcgtcgagtctgcctactgactcgccgagtttatacgCTCATAATCcattcattcgcgactcgactcgccgagtctaccgatttccgagtcctgacctgaccaactcactgattcCCCACTCAATTCACTGAtctgagtcttaactcgaagggtttggggttttgtgacttgactcgccgagtccaagaacaaactcgccgagtccgaggcaatcttcaacagactcgtcgagttgttcatcaaactcgtcgagttcatctccatcttcatactactcgccgagtccactcgaaggactcgccgagtctattcagtccttcatatattcagaggcttttgagtcatgcatggactccaaactatagatccactcttctaaagcctattccttacgtaaagtggcaaactttacgtgtagctaaggagatctaggctaaatacaccatgaactagggtttaagacaaaggggcttaacaatcaacccatagactgatgctttatgattctctaggccaagatacacttagatctgaagtagcaacttcaaatctgggcttctaactcgaaatggttcataaaCTTGCCCAAAAAGCCCCAAATCACACAACTAGTATATATCTAAATGAAGGAAACGACttagtaccttcaataactcagaaaggttccacaaactccaaatctcagaccaatccttgaagcttccttgatttccctctttcttcttctttcaaatcacccaaaaatggcttggaagcttgaatgagcaacaatggaggcttagggtttcgggtTCTGGACTAtaagggccgcaaatgagccctagggaagagaataagatgcttaaatagggtaccaagtgccgaaattagggtttcctaacccagaccagacttgccgattccacttgccgactcgccgagtcggtcacttacttttcACCCGGATcctgctccaactcgccgagttcctccctagattcgccgagtcaaccctctttaacttagggtttttcctttcctttcttgacctttctgatttcgggtgttacaactctcccccacttaaactaaacttcatcctcgaagttctgTATGGTCAACTGACCTGCAATACGCCTTAACACCCTCCCTGgtgactttaacccttttgtccatcactccagccactcacagtgctggtcactactaCTGGTACATATTGAAttcttctcttttccataatttccttaGCGTTACTTCCTTCGACTGAAAATTTTGTTGCCCCTTATCCGCCTACTGGATGCACTGAGACTACCCTGGTCCAACTAATCCGCCGATATAtgggttaccggactcccaccggtcactacactccatcacaatctcctagtcgcttccagcgacttctgaagatacttcgactatctataactgttctatccattctgccacCCATACTGAATCGATACTGCTGGAACCAGCCTGCTTATCTCTCATCTGACTACTCAACTTCCAAAAACTTGAGTCTCCCTTCCTGAAAGAAAGGCTACCTGCCTAATTACCCTTGtcgatcacttatacttggcagaagactcacctgatcctgctgagagggacttgccatttccaaatcaaccaactataccgtcctCACTTGAAtcccaacacaaatactaatactgtccaTAACTCTGAAATTATTCGAACACTGAAATGCCTGCAGTTTTGTCAATGAATTATATCAAGATACATGATTAATTTCTCTCTACAAAATGATATCAATATTGAtataataacttttatatttttttaatataaaattggATTGGGTTGGATTGCTAATTGGAGTAAAAGATTGAATTTAATTGTATTATGGAtgtgaaaaaaaaagagaaattagTTTTATAATAAATGGTTGGGTTGGATTAGGTTGTGAATGAAGATAGCCTTAAGACACTACAAATCTACAAAGGTAAAAAACAACACATGTTTATACTATGTCAACTTTTAAAAGGCAATGCCACGTAGACAGTTTTGAAAATTCGTTTTACACCAGGATATCAAATTAAAGAGACTTAGACCAGAGGGAGTGGGTGTGGTCTAGGCCGCACTCCACCTGCCACATCATCATGCACATCGCCCCTTTGGTGCGGTCTAGGCCACGCTGCAGCCTTCCAGGGCTGCACTCTCATTTCACTCTCTACTCTTTTACTTGTTTTCTCTTTCCTAACCGTTTTCCCACTCCCACCTTTTGGTTTCAAATTTATAAAATGAGAAAGAAAAATATGAGTTGACATGCACAGGAGGTTTCAGTGGCACCACTACCTTCAACTTTATAATTATACTAAATCCAATAAGTTTTGTCTATCATCTTACCACTTCTTTACATTCATACATGACACGTGTCTTTACCTTTCAACTAAAAACTTATTGTTCACCACTACCGCTAGAAAATCAATGGCCTCTGTGCTTTCTACATTTCAAATTTTCAACGGCTTCAGACTCATAAAGCAGACATCTATGGCATCACTTTTTCAAACCAAAAGATAATCAATGGAGACGACATCATAGAACTTAGGGTTTTCGTATATTTTATAAACCCAAAACACCATAAGAACAATTAACTTGTGGGATTTATCAAAACACATCAACAAGATCAATCAACACAACTATCCAAATAGATATATAACGAAAAATGATTAGATTGATTATGGTGCTAAAAACAAGAAACTATGTTGACATTTAACCTAGGTATCTTCATACAAACATCATAACTATTCTATGCCTTTTTGTGTGATTTGAAAGCTTTAGTCGATTTGGGAGATTTAGGAGTCTTCTCGGTGTCAACTGCAGATTTCTTAGGCAACAAAACTGGATTGATGTTTGGTAGAACACCTCCATTCGCGATGGTAACACCAGCAAGCAATTTTCCCAGTTCTTCATCGTTCCTCACAGCCAATAGAACATGTCTAGGATTAATTCTCTTCTTCTTGTTATCTCTTGCTGCATTTCCAGCCAACTCCAAAACCTGTAATTCGATTTTGGGAATCAAATCAATAGCTGATTTCAACAAATATCAAAACTAAACGAAAGTAACTACAGAAAACTAGGATACGAACCTCAGCAGTGAGGTATTCAAGAATGGCAGCGAGATAGATCGGTGCACCGGAGCCAGTTCGTTGAGCGTATCGGCCTTTTTTCAAAAACCTGGAGATTCTACCCACCGGAAATTGAAGTCCGGCCTTAACCGACTTGGTCACCAATTTCTTACGTTCTCCGGCGCCTTTCCTTCCTCCGGCACCCTTAGTTGTTTTCCCGGACTCCATTGATGTGGCTTGAAATTGGTATCGAGAGATTAGATTCGATGGAGTAGATTGTGAATTTTAAAACTCGATGAATAAAATGGAGGGAGAAGAGGAGTATATATAATGCGCGGTTTGTTTGGTTGAATTTAAGGTGGGAAGATCTAATATGATCCAACGGTTAACATATGCCACGATGGCAATCCATAGTAAAGAAAAGAGGAGCAGCCGATGCCAAGTTAATTAATTAACTATTTAACcgggacaaaattgcaaaaactgTCCCTGTGTTTGGCAAAATTATGCGACTTTGGTCTAAAACGATACTTTGATGCACCATTGGTTCAAAATTAGATTTTTCCATTGTTTTTGGTCCCTCCCACTAACTTCCGTCCATATGCTCCGTTACATGCAATAAAGACCGGGGTATTTTCGTCTTTCCACCTCCATATCATCGATTACCGCCATATTGAATGATATACACAGTTAATGACCCTTCACTCTACCCACTAAACCCACTTTGTTGATCGAAAACCCTAATCGTTCATTGAAATCTTGCATTTGATCATCAACCGCAATCGTAAGTTTGAATCCACGTGTATGCTCCAAATGTGGGAAATCAGGCCAAGAAATCAGTGTTTTGATGCAATCTGAATTTACGGTAATGTACTCTGTTTCTTACATATTTCtttgaaacaaaaataaatattttacaatCCATATAAAGTAATGTTTTTTTGGTTTGGTTCATGATTTTTACAGAAGGATATCC
This window encodes:
- the LOC111903722 gene encoding histone H2A.1; translation: MESGKTTKGAGGRKGAGERKKLVTKSVKAGLQFPVGRISRFLKKGRYAQRTGSGAPIYLAAILEYLTAEVLELAGNAARDNKKKRINPRHVLLAVRNDEELGKLLAGVTIANGGVLPNINPVLLPKKSAVDTEKTPKSPKSTKAFKSHKKA